One Monomorium pharaonis isolate MP-MQ-018 chromosome 4, ASM1337386v2, whole genome shotgun sequence DNA segment encodes these proteins:
- the LOC105836961 gene encoding docking protein 3, which translates to MEPEEPLMQGMLLLPPQGMLGQLKKTWHKRFCQLFRTSNYGIKRIEIYDSQEEAILQSHSPRIITLDACIKIAPSNQSHVFTVVTKSGIHYFGCYSEIEMTHWITAFQLVAFKDSVSNQIEENNDLYCTSGEGVFSVKVVETDASKRCGLEARNYTLVVAAVDMKLMDGDIVLFTWPYRYIRRYGYRDGKFIFEAGRKCESGEGSFRLEHGSQQEIFRCMYAKMKSMKKLLDEENNPNIECNDNQFQAALSMEAGSRAALPPSSNNSSSNLIDIDFSTTQSSQKALTSSTSMDSAISSSRSMNKSKPAKPPRKYVFANLLEKKNIDSEFLDLPTCGEYRAISQGNSPELSHKSIGSTVRENEEKHSYDLVEIRNDAWKTHGIDSVHHTERINSGLPGERDKESDNDDLQYEIMMPLRNHDAFQNSCKSKCGVADNAIVTSSSSAIPNVVKTDESDYDKLEHFGSAMKLSQMPVYKYTNSSQSIHSNVSHGESSNLINPAWSNYDIVEDMSAIRLADDSHLGYGIIRKKQQDISETASTGNNAGGPQHKVFNNSEYAIVSKPKRV; encoded by the exons ATGGAGCCCGAGGAGCCGCTCATGCAGgggatgctgctgctgccgccaCAGGGAATGTTAGGCCAGCTCAAG AAAACGTGGCACAAGAGGTTCTGCCAGCTCTTCAGAACGAGCAATTACGGGATCAAACGCATCGAGATCTATGACAGTCAGGAGGAGGCGATACTACAATCTCATTCCCCGCGCATCATCACGCTGGACGCCTGCATCAAAATCGCCCCCAGCAATCAGTCCCATGTCTTCACT GTGGTGACTAAGTCAGGGATACACTATTTCGGCTGTTACTCGGAGATCGAGATGACGCACTGGATCACGGCGTTCCAGTTGGTCGCGTTCAAGGACAGCGTATCAAATCAAATAGAGGAAAACAACGATCTGTACTGCACCAGTGGGGAGGGCGTGTTTTCCGTGAAAGTCGTGGAAACGGACGCGTCTAAGCGGTGCGGACTGGAGGCGAGGAACTACACCCTCGTGGTCGCCGCTGTGGACATGAAGCTGATGGATGGTGACATAGTTCTATTCACGTGGCCGTACAGGTATATCAGGCGATACGGATACAGAGATggaaaatttatctttgaaGCCGGAAGGAAATGCGAGTCGGGCGAGGGCTCCTTTCGCCTGGAGCATGGGAGCCAGCAGGAAATCTTCCGATGCATGTACGCCAAGATGAAATCTATGAAGAAGCTATTGGACGAGGAGAATAATCCGAACATAGAGTGCAACGACAACCAATTTCAGGCGGCCTTGTCCATGGAGGCTGGCTCCAGAGCGGCCTTACCTCCCTCCTCGAACAATTCTTCCAGCAATCTGATCGACATAGATTTCTCTACCACGCAAAGCTCTCAAAAAGCCTTGACCTCGTCGACGAGCATGGATTCCGCGATCTCGTCGAGCAGGTCAATGAACAAATCTAAGCCTGCGAAACCGCCACGAAAATACGTCTTTGCCAATCTACtggagaagaaaaatattgactCGGAATTCCTAGATTTGCCCACGTGCGGGGAATACAGAGCTATAAGTCAAGGTAACTCGCCGGAACTGTCTCACAAGTCCATCGGTAGTACCGTGCGCGAGAACGAGGAGAAACACTCGTACGATTTGGTAGAAATTAGGAATGACGCCTGGAAGACGCACGGTATCGACAGCGTGCACCACACGGAGAGAATAAACTCCGGTCTACCTGGCGAAAGAGATAAGGAAAGCGACAATGACGATTTACAGTACGAGATCATGATGCCGTTACGGAATCACGATGCATTCCAAAATTCGTGCAAGAGCAAGTGCGGCGTTGCCGACAACGCGATCGTCACTTCGTCATCGTCGGCGATACCGAATGTCGTCAAGACAGATGAATCAGACTACGATAAATTAGAACACTTCGGATCCGCGATGAAACTTAGTCAGATGCCCGTGTACAAATATACGAACTCCTCGCAAAGCATACATTCCAATGTCTCTCACGGGGAAAGCTCTAATCTTATTAATCCAGCGTGGTCCAATTATGACATTGTCGAAGACATGTCCGCCATCAGGCTGGCAGACGACAGTCATCTCGGCTACGGGATTATCCGAAAGAAGCAGCAGGATATCTCCGAGACAGCTTCCACCGGTAATAACGCGGGCGGTCCGCAGCACAAAGTATTCAACAACAGCGAATACGCAATTGTATCAAAGCCAAAAAGGGTGTGA
- the LOC105836962 gene encoding uncharacterized protein C24H6.02c-like encodes MMLSIRQALRLSARVACNQRVVACYQISTLHEPSPSGIGALRTAQVRLAHENGSERRELAKLEGKMRLMFTCKKCGTRTSKLISKLAYNKGVVIVRCDGCKNNHLIADNLGWFSEINNRINIEKLMELKGETVRKIMNDVDGYYEAISKEEFKLPSKDTSEMKSDENKIKINVESKGS; translated from the coding sequence ATGATGCTCTCCATTCGGCAAGCACTGCGTCTGAGTGCGCGTGTGGCGTGCAATCAACGAGTAGTAGCGTGTTATCAAATTTCGACCTTGCACGAGCCATCGCCAAGCGGTATTGGAGCACTTCGTACAGCTCAAGTACGGCTCGCTCACGAGAACGGCAGCGAACGCAGAGAATTGGCCAAGTTGGAAGGAAAGATGAGATTGATGTTCACGTGCAAGAAATGTGGCACGAGAACCAGTAAGCTGATATCGAAGCTGGCGTACAATAAGGGAGTTGTGATAGTGAGGTGCGACGGTTGTAAGAACAATCATCTGATCGCCGATAATCTGGGCTGGTTCTCGGAAATAAATAACAGAATAAATATCGAGAAACTCATGGAATTGAAGGGTGAAACTGTGCGGAAGATAATGAATGATGTGGACGGCTATTATGAGGCAATTTCAAAGGAGGAGTTCAAGTTGCCAAGCAAGGACACTAGTGAGATGAAATCGGacgagaataaaattaaaataaatgtggaATCAAAGGGGAGTTGA